In Ornithodoros turicata isolate Travis chromosome 1, ASM3712646v1, whole genome shotgun sequence, the DNA window TAATCGCAAAATGAAAAATAATTATTGAAGTGCACTAGAGAGGATGCTGCTTGTACTGCATATGATGCATGCCAACCACCCTTTTTATGTAAATGACTACCTACATAAGCAAGAATGACCACCAAGTGCTAGATTGATGACTGAAAGGTTTATACGTACCAACTGGCTTCGCTTTGTGTCGCTGTCTGCCAGGTCCTCCTCAAACTGCAAAAAATCTGAGAGCCTTCTGAATGGCATGGGCAGAGCCCTTTGTGATTCTGCTTCTTCAGCTGCAGAGCTTAAGCTGTGGAGTATTGCAGAGAGCTGCTCACTTTGAGCTTGTTGTGTCACCTTAAGCATGTGCAGGACCTTCAGCACCTCTTTCTCGAAcgctaaaacacacacacacacaaacacagacacatgtatacatatatatatctTTCTAGAGGTATGAACAGTTTATGCTCCATAGGATCTCTGAGTTTATTTTTCCTTACCGACGTCACGCCTGTCCTGCGACGGAAAAGGTGCGTTCAGTAGACCTTCTGTAATTCTTGTGTCACCTGAAATATGTTGTTTTCTTACAGCTCCATTTAATTGTTGGTTCATTTAAAGACTACTTGCCTCTGTTCTGCTGGGGTGGAATATAACTGTCTCCCTGTGTATGGTGTGCCGACGTACAGCTATTTGTAGGCATTGGGCTAGTGCTGGTGTCTGCAATGAATAACAGCAGTCGATATTACGTCCACAAAATTAGTTTCATTTCAACTTAAGGCACAATAACACACAGATTAATTACTAATAAGAAGCATACGTTGCAGGTGTTGGTGCATTCTCCCAGTGAAGCTTGCTGTGCTGCAAGTTGGCTGTGTTATTTCAGAATCAGGATGCAGCGACTGAGGGTAGCCTTAAAGGATATGAAATAGAACTCGAGATAATTTGCAATCCTCATTCCTTAGCAGAGTGAATGAGTGTATAGGCCCACAACATCACACACGACTGAGCCCCGTAACGGATGCGCACATATCAAAAATAGATGCTTATAGATACATATCTCCATTTCTGCACAGATACACACAATGAAGTGACGCAGCTATGCTGCTACTACAACTTCTACTTGTGCTTATCATGTACTCGTCTAAGTGCGAAACAAAAACTTACCAAAGTTCCCTTCACTGTACACAGGAAAGGTATCCCCTGAAAAAAGGAATATATGCATGGTATACTTCATCTCTATTAAATATCGGTTGACAATGATATATCTCATTTCTAATTGCATATTTTTGCACATGCCTCTTTTCCACAAAGTACCACCCTCCCGAGAACTAAAATGCATCCACTGCTTTATAGGCAGGTGACGTTTGGACGTAAAATGCAGAATATAACATACAAGATGCGGCGCCTGCCCCCCGCATGGCTGTATTAGTGTAGCTACGTGGGGGCTCTCTCCAGCTGCGGGCTCTCTGCCTAGCTTCACTTAGagctgaaaaaaaaggaaagagaaatgagaaaaaagagaaaaaaagaaaggcttcAGACTCTCAGTAAAACAAAGCTAGTTCTTGTACAGCATTACCTTtagcttttttttactttctgttgCGGGAAAAGTGCGCGCGAGATCATAAAGAAAGAGTCTAAACACTGTTACGTCGTTACGTTATATTACCACAAAAGTGTGATTTTTTTACGAATGGTCAATATTTTCAATTGCTTAGCTAAGCAATGAGGACAGGTGAGCTTCCAATTTTCCCGCGAAACGAATCTCCGAAAGCGAAACGAAAGCGAAAACTTTAGAAAATATTTTATGTTTAAAATACATGTCCCTAAgggaatgcacacaatttttttgcagcgaaatgtaagagggtTGAGCTAATGCTCTGGCTGGTCTCGGC includes these proteins:
- the LOC135378972 gene encoding uncharacterized protein LOC135378972 produces the protein MPYDEDRETDSECNSYVPPRPPTPPTYMDLSGSGTTNLGTIPVDAGPPTAVQASQVTRSHVEHALSEARQRARSWREPPRSYTNTAMRGAGAASWDTFPVYSEGNFGYPQSLHPDSEITQPTCSTASFTGRMHQHLQHTSTSPMPTNSCTSAHHTQGDSYIPPQQNRGQA